In the Heptranchias perlo isolate sHepPer1 chromosome 4, sHepPer1.hap1, whole genome shotgun sequence genome, gggaccatggatgttagtgagagtgtgaggaccatgcatattagtgagtgtgaggaccatggatattagtgagagtgtgaggaccatggatattagtgagagtggggaccatggatattagtgagtgttgggaccatggatattagtgagtgtgaggaccatggatttagtgagtgtgaggaccatggatattagtgagagtgtgaggaccatggatattagtgagtgtggggaccatggatattcgtgagtgtggggaccatggatattagtgagagtgtgaggaccatggatattagtgagagtgtgaggaccatggatattagtgagagtggggaccatggatattagtgagtgttgggaccatggatattagtgagtgtgaggaccatggatattagtgagtgtgaggaccatggatattagtgagagtgtgaggaccatggatattagtgagtgtggggaccatggatattcgtgagtgtggggaccatggatattagtgagagtgtgaggaccatggatattagtgagtgtgaggaccatggatattagtgagagtgtggggaccatggatattagtgagtgtggggaccatggatattagtgagtgtgaggaccatggatattagtgagtgtggggaccatggatattagtgagtgtggggaccatggatattagtgagtgtgaggaccatggatattagtgagagtgtgaggaccatggatattagtgagagtggggaccatggatattagtgagtgttgggaccatggatattagtgagtgtgaggaccatggatattagtgagtgtgaggaccatggatattagtgagagtgtgaggaccatggatattcgtgagtgtggggaccatggatattagtgagagtgtgaggaccatggatattagtgagtgtgaggaccatggatattagtgagagtgtggggaccatggatattagtgagtgtggggaccatggatattagtgagtgtgaggaccatggatattagtgagtgtggggaccatggatattagtgagtgcgTTGCCCCTTTAAGTAACGAGGCCCCTTTAAGACTTGGCGCGCTCTCCTTGAAGCGACGTGGCAGGCGGTGACGTGTCAGGCCGTGACGCGGCCATCTTGTGCGGccgccgagcggagcggagcggagtTTGTCCCGGGGCCGAGCGGCTGGAGGCGAGCAGGTGAGACCCTGGGCTCCTTCTACTGACTGAGGCCGGGCCTGTTTGACCCGAGGTCTCTAGTCCCGGGCGGGCCTTGGTCCTGCAGGTTTGCTGATGCGTGATGTCGGGGTCGTCGCTTGGGGGAGAGGACCGGGTCCCTGGCCCCGAGCGGGGCGGTTCTCGCTTTCACCCCCGCTGCCCCAGGTGAGGAGACGTGGCGGCGGCCGCGGCGCTTCCAGTCCCGGCTCCTGACCTGTGGCCGCTCCGCTGGGCAACTTGTTCTGGTCTGCAGGCGGTTCCCATTCCTTTCGCTCCGTGAAGGATCAATCCATCGATGTCTGTTGGCCTATCGATATCTACTTATTTGTCTCTCCATAACTatagctatatatatatatatatccgtagcgatatatatatatatatatatatatatatatctatatgtgtgtgtgtgtgtgtatatctatcttgcctgagtcagaaggccatcggttcaggtcccactccagagactttgagcacgtaatccaggctgacattcccagtgccagttctgagggagtgcagcattgtcggaggtgctgtctttcggatgagatgttaaaaggaagcctcctctgctctctcgggtggacgtaaaagagcccatggctctattttgaagagccggggagttctttCTGCTGTccgagccaacatttatccctcgacaacaccttaaaacagattatcaggtcgttatcacattgctgtttgtgggactgtgctgtgtgtcaattggctgctgtgttgacaacagtgtctgcactttaaaagtacttaattggttgtaaggtgttttgggatgtcctgaggttgtgaaatggattatataaattcaagcctttctttctacatctatctacctatctattctgtctctctctgtctgaggtGCTTGTTTAAATCTTGATACTTTTGTGACCACCTGAGTCACTGGAGATTTAAATATCACTGGTTTTAAGCTTGACACTGAATAGATGTCCCCCACCCTCCCTAATCATTGAGACCTGGCTGGTCATGTAGAGCAGTGCATATGTGCTTGTGTTAAAGTCATGTTGCAACCCAATAtatagaattaaaaaaaatattttgtgggTAACtggtaaggctgcatttattgcccattcctcgttaccctgagaaagtggtggtgtgcCGCTGTGAACTGCTGCATCCCTGATGGtcctagggaaggaattccaacattttgatcaagtgacgatgaaggaacggcagtaTCAGTCCaaatcaagatggtgtgtgatttggaggtggtGACACTCCTGGGATCTTGCTGCTCCGGGCCACCTTGGTTGCATAGGTCCCAGGGCTTGTCCAATTGGTTCCAACTTTATTCTGTGGCCTTCACTAATGAACTAAGTTGAGATTCATTTCACATTGGATGTTAGCACATAACGTGGAGACAACTTTCTTCCtatcctggtctgaatttgagtCTGGATCTGAAAGGACAGTATGCTTAACTCACTTTCCAATCCCAACCAAAATTTCCTTGTTCAAACTTTTTCTTTTGTTCATGCTCTTATGCACTGCATAGTGTGGTGAGAAGCATAATTGGCAAGCAGATCTCATATCCGATCTCTGGTCTGCCTTGAGTTAACTGACTAATGGTGGCGGGCTTAGTGTCCCTATTTAGGGATGGGAAATCAGCTCTGGTTCCTTGAGCCATTCACTCCCCTCTGGAAAACACGTTCATGTAAATGTTTCACGAGAGCAGTTTGAGGCTCCACCTGATTTTTCCTCTTCACCCCCGCACCTGTTGATCAATTCACCAACATTCATTTTCTGGCTTGTACataaagaatggtcatttgggcaGTTACTTCTGGGCACTTGTGGAAAATATGCCCCTCTTAATAGCCACCTTCAGGGTAGGAGGGAGCATGCCCTGCAATAGATATCCCAAACTGAAGAGATGAGGTTTTTGACATGTATGAGGAACTGCTATATTGCCTATGTTTTACATAGTTTGCATCATACACTTGCCTGCAAACAAATTTAGTGTTGTAGGGAAGCAGCTGAAATCAAAAAGGCAAACTTCAAGTTATAACGGGTGAGCGGGAACACCCAGTAAATATTTGGCAGGCCGCACTGACCAGATTAACTTGCTGAGCCGTCATTGACGTTCGGCTTCTACACATTCCATGTTTCCATTGAGCAAATTTCTGCCGTTCTCAAGCTGTCAAAGCTAATGGGGTAGACCCAGAATGCAGTGCAAGTACACATTCGAGTATTGAACTTAATTTGTCCAATTGCAATACTGATCTAAATCCATCTGAAAATCTTAAACTCCATCCTCTGCTCAACCCTTATTTTATGGTTTTTAAATTTGATGAGAGTACAATTGTTTTTGACATTCAGGTGGTTATGTAGAAATAAGGGTCCTTCTGGGCTTCCATTCTACACTTCCCCAAATCTACACCTCCCGTGATTAcacgtttctttttttaaaaaatgagcttCCTACTCAGTCCCATGTTCTACCCTGCATTTTTATGGCTTTTATTTTTATTAGAAATTTTTCCTTTGTTtgaactttcagaaagcttttgatgatCGTAGAAGTTCCACTAATACCTTCTTTAAAAAAGGTCAAGGACGTTTGTTGAGCAGGATTTTCCCCTTCTAAATCCCGTCAGCTGTTTCTTAGGCTATTGTTTACATAGGTAGCCCAGCCTACCCCTAATGGGTTCTGTTATTTTACCATTGAAGACCAGGATTATGTCCCATCTCTGTCTTCATTTCTAGATGACACTGTGTCACTGTTCATATCTCGGCAATCTACACCTGGATTTTCCAGTTGGCGTTATTTTAATATGCCAGTTGGAAAATCTAGCCCCAAAGGTCTAGCATCATCCTTGTCCCTCTTGGAACTCGCTCTTGAACTTAACACGTGCAGTGGCATTAAATGTCACGGGGTGGGGCAGCATGTGTGAAGGTGAACTTGGCATGGAAGCATAGTGATTCTTGGAGAATGTAGTAATTTCTAAAAGTACAAGTCTGGCAGAGAGACCTCACTGTACTGAAGCTCCAGATCTAATGAAGGCCTCAGCCCTAGTGACTCAACGTGCAAGCAATACTGCCTAGTATTTGCTATGATATTTTTGAGCTAGTAATGCCACTGAAACAAATGTTTGAATTACATGGCCTGACAGGTCTTGTTCTCATCACGACTCTCTTACAGGATGAATGTGGTAAATTGTTTTACCAACCAGTGCAAAGTACTGATACTTCTGTCCATGCAGTTTTGATTTGAAGTTGAGAAATGTAACTATAGTATGACTTCAACTTTCTATTGTATACAAATTTTTGCTACCAGGAGACTACATCTGTTTTTGTTAACTTGCAGTAAATTGTgattgaagaaaaaaaatgatggaGGAAAGTGGGATTGAGACAACTCCCCCCAGCACCCCACCACCAAGCACATCAGTGACAGCAAGCAGCCCCCCAGTCCCCAGAGGTATTACTGCTTAACATTTCAAATTGGACTTTTCTGACCTGGAATCTCTAGTAGATAcagtgtgtatatcagtgaataAATTAGTACTACTAGAGTAAACTACCAAGAAGAAAACCATAGTATATAATATCATGCCAATATATTTTGCAGCTTTTCCTTTACATTAAAGATTCTAGTTGTCATTTTGCAAAAATTAGATCAACGCTATAGTGTTTAATTGGATTATGGGTCTTTTACATAACTGACTAATATATCCTCTTCTGGATATGAAGGACTTCAgaagaaaaatgattttttttgaagCTGTACCTTGTATAGAATGGGAATCTCAAAGGTTTTCAGGATTAGGAAAGGTTTAGAGAGGGCAaatagtgaatttttttttctactGTTGGGGAAAACAGTAACAAGGGCAtggacatagagaagatatttccacttgtgggggagtccaaaactaggggccatgaatataagatagtcagtaataaatccaataaggaattcaggagaaacttctttacccagagagtggttagaatgtggaactctctaccacaaggagtagttgaggcaaataacataggtccatttaaggggaagctagataagttgatgaaggagaaaggaatagaaagatatgctgataaagtgagatgaagtagagtggaaggaggctcgtgtggagcataaacaccggcatagaccagttggcctgtttctgtgctgtacattctagattcaattcactgttttaaaaaaaggacaaagTTAGAGTTTTTTTCTTTTAGAATATATACCCCAAGTTGCTATGGAGGCAGAAACTGCAataacatttaaaagggaattggttcaTTATTTGAAGCtaggaaggaaaatggaataCAGCACATGGTATTGAGGGAAGAGTAAGCAAAGATGCAGTGGGCCAATTAACCAACTTCTGTGCCTCCATGAAAATTGCAGATGAAGTTATGTGTTTTTATCTGGATATTAAGTTGCAAtttgaaatgttttatttaacccttttaaattatccatttaagaaaaaatcttgcgATACCTCTGGTAAATTTGCAGAAATATAGAATTGTGCATTTCCTCATAGCAGTATTTTTTAATAAGCTAAATTATTGTATTCCAAAATAGGGCCCTTTAAAATGGGTTGAATCTTTTAGAAATATTTCAATCCAAAGCGGGATGTGAGCCTAAATTTTCCTTTGGCTGATATAGGAGCACATCCATATAATTTCTCTCCTACAGAGAAGCCTAAAATAACATTTTGAACTAAACTTTATATTCAAAGTGCTCAATTCTTTAAAATGGGATTCTGTGGATGGAAAGTTGCATTGTACTGAATGGAAATGGATTTTTGTGTGTACCAGTTGACTGCCAACTTAATTGAAGTGCATTATAAGCTCTACAGGATTACTACTTTAGTGGGGGGTTTTCAGATTTTGTTCTTAAGAGTTTGCCTGCCGTACAGGTGTGTATACTGTGCTGTTATTGTGGAGCATAGGAATGAGAGCAATGTTGGTATTGATTATATGCTTTTAAACTTTTCACTTTTGTTTCTCTTTTGGCTTATCTGTCTGCAGTTTTACCCAGTCCTTTATCTAATCCCATCACCACCTCCATCTCTACTTTACCTCCCTCAATCTTTTCCACACCACCTCCTAGACCCCATATCCCTCCTGTCCGCTCTTCTACCCCGCTAACTGTCGGACCTTCTGCTGTCTCTTCCCCCGTTCGTCCAGCTGTTGCTCGTTCTGGCACTACAGCCTATAGCAGCCCCGTAAGCTTTCCTCCTTCAGCACCTACTATGGGCTCTCCTCCTGGTACTGTCCTGTCTGCACCTCCCATAGGTCCACCCGTCACTGGTTTCTCCATGGCTGCAAATTACGACATCACGCGAGGTCATGCCGGTCGAACCCCACAAACCCCACTGATGCCAACATTTTCTTCATCCGTCGCAGGTGGTGGTTTTTTTTGTGTTCCATCTTTGTTTATAGACTTTTCTTAACTTATAAATTGTGTGCAAGGTGTTTAATATTGTCAGCTTTATGTAGCATAAATCTTTTAACACTCGTTGACTAAGTAGAAATCCTTGTACCAGCATTTTTCCCCCCTGGTGCCATGTCACTAAAAAGCATTAATAGTAACCGTTACCACAGAAACTATTGTCAGCATTCTAATAGAGTTACTTATGGGAATGGAACAAAATTTTGTATTGAAAGTAGTCCTTGAGGAGGAGAGAAGAGTAAAGGAGCTTTTCCCTTTCCTCTTCCCACCCAGCCTCACGTTCTAGTTGAATCCCTTGTTAGTGATAACTGGTCTATATTTGTGGTGCCATCCAATCCCTTTGACTCCAGTTTAAAAAGTTAAGCCCCAGTAGAGCTAGTTTTTGCGATAGTAGTACTCTTCACTATGCACTGTCTTGGTTGTGGCATGCTTGCTGGTGACAAATGACTTACTAACCTGGAGTTGCAACATTAAAGACAGGAGCTTTACTTTAAAAATGCTCTGTTAAATGTATTTTCTGTGTTTGAGTCTCACAACTGAGCTATTACTCATTTGACTTCCATGTATAaatacttccagcaggggtcactgggtagcaatcaggagtaggaagcctggccgatttttttttctctctctcaaaacACTTTTTTGCCACTAATTGGTTAGAAGCTGTTTTTAATTAGCATTCTTGTTCCAAAATGATTTCTGCTAAACGTGGATGCAGCAGACTTGGTTCCTAATGTTCCTTTATTTTTGTGACAGGAGTTGTAGCAAGCACCATGACTCAGGTCTCCGCTCCTGCTGGAGGTGGCTCTTCCATTACTTTCCCAGAGGAGACTGAAGATCCCAGGATGTCTGTGCACTATGATCAAAGTGGCTCCGGAGGAGGACTGTGGGGCTTCTTTAAGGTGGTCCTCAGTGATGTAACTCTTGTCTCTCTTTTGGCCTCTGATTAAAAGGGGAGATCAAACTAATGCTTTACTGTTTCTACATTTGAAtttggagagagatggaaagaaaacaGATTTCATTCTGGGGAAATTTGTTCAAGGGAATAGAATATTTTCTCATCAGTTTTTATACCCAGTGTTAACctgaagcactcccaggtcagtttaCAATGTGGGTTAGATACATGGTAATGTTCCTTAACTGAATCTTAGCACAGTACAACTGTGATTTATGGCACTAAATTATTCATTAAGTTGGTATGATGGGCTCCATTACATTCTATGTATTCAAACGCTGATTAGAACACACAAGCCATTCTTGTGACAATTATGGACACCACTTGTTGCTGATTGTGTCTGTTATTGACTTGCCAAATTGTTCTGCTTTAATGTgcgttttaaattcattcattttcaccttttttttaaaataaagggtGTGGCAGGCAACCCAGTTGTGAAATCAGTTTTGGATAAAACGAAACATTCTGTGGAGTCCATGATCACCACCCTGGATCCAGGCATGGCTCCCTACATCAGTAAGTATAATGCACCAAAAACTCTGATCTATTAATTGTAAATCTTTTGAAACATAAACTAAATTGAAATGGAAATGATGGAGTTCGTCAAATCCCACTTGTATAACTTCCGCTCCTACCTCAactcatctgcagctgaaatcctcgtccatgcctttgtaacTTCCAGACTTGACCGTTCCACTGCTgccctggctagcctcccatcctctgccctgtgtaaacttcaactcatttgaaactctgctgcccgtgtacTACCCTGCAccaaatctcactcactcactcattgtcCCTCTCCTCGCTAACCTACTCTGGGttccccaacgcctcaaatttataaTTCATACCTTGAGTTTAAACCCCTTCATGGTACAGGAgtattgtggttatgttactggactagtaagccAGTGGTctagaccaataatccagagtcatgagttcaaatcctgccacggcagctggcgaatttaaattcaattaattaaataaaattctggaataaaaatacagtatcagtaatggtggccatgaaactaccggattgttgtaaaaacccatctggttcactaatgtccttttagggaaggaaacctgccgtccttacctggtctggcctatatgtgactccagacccacagcaatgtggttgattcgtaatcgccctctgaaatggccgagcaagccactcagttgtaaaatctcacaacGAAAAGTccgaataagaataaaactggatagaccatccggcattggaccactaggcaccggacacgacaagcccagtcgaccctgcaaagtcctcctcactaacatctggagacttgtgccaaaattgggagagctgtcccacagactagtcaagcaacagcatgacatagccatactcacagaatcatacctttcagccaacgtcacagaatcttccatcaccatccctgggtatgtcctgtcccaccggcaggacagacccaccagaggtggcggtacagtgatatacagtcaggagggtgtggccctgggagtcctcaacattgactccggaccccatgaaatctcatggcaccaggtcaaacatgggcaaggaaacctcctgctgattaccacctaccgtcctccctcagctgatgaatcagtcctcctccatgttgaacatcacttggaggaagcactgagggtagcaagggcacagaatgtaccctgggtgggggacttcaatgtccatcgccaagagtggctcggtaacaccactactgactgagctggccgagtcctgacggacatagctgccagactgggcctgcagcaggtggtgagggaaaaacctagttgacctcgtcctcaccaatctacctgtcgcagatgcatctgtccatgaccgtattggtaggagtgaccactgcacagtcctcgcggagactaagtcccattttcacactgaggacaccatccaacgtgttgtgtggcactaccaccgtgctaaatgggatagatttagaacagatctagtagctcaaaactgggcttccataaggtgctgtgggccatcagaagcagcagttttgtattccagcacaatctataacctcatggcccagcaaattcctcactctaccattaccaacaagccaggggatcaaccctgcttcaatgaggagtgtagaagagcatgccaagagcagcaccaggcgtacctaaaaatgaggtgccaaccgggtgaagctacaatacaggactacatgcatgctaaacagcggaagcaacatgctatagacagctaagcgattccacaaccaatggatcagatcaaagcactgcagtcctgctacatccagtcgtgaatggtggtggacaattaaacaactaacgggaggaggaggctctgtaaacatccccatcctcgatggtggcagagtccagcacgttagTGTAagagacaaggctaaagcgtttgcaaccatcttcagccagaagtgtcgagtagatgatccatctcggcctcctcccgatatccccaccatcacagaaggcagtcttcagccaattcgattcactccacgtgatatcaagaaagggctgagtgcactggatacaacaaaggctatgggctccgacaacatcccggctgcagtgctgaagacttgtgctccagaactagctgcgcctctagccaaactgttccagtacagctacaacactggcatctacccgacaatgtggaaaattgcccaggtgtgtcctgttcacaaaaagcaggacaaatccaatccagccaattaccgccccattagtctactctcaataatcagcaaagtaatggaaggtgtcattgacagtgctatcaagcggcacttaccaataacctgctcactgatgctcagtttgggttctgccaggaccacttggctccagccctcattacagccttggtccaaatatggacaaaagagctgaatttcagaaatgaggtgagagtaactgcccttgacatcaaggcagcatttgacagagtgtggcaccaaggagccccagcaaAATTGAAATCAGTGGTaatggggggaaaactctccagtggctggagtcatacctagcacaaaggaagatggtattggttgttggtggccaatcgtCTCAACcgcaggacgttgctgcaggagttcctcagggcagtgtcctaggcccaaccatctgaagctgcttaatcaatgaccttccctccatcataaggtcagaaatggggatgttcgctgatgattgcacagtgtttggttccattcgcaacccctcagataatgaagcagtccttgcccacatgcagcaagacctggacaacatccaggcttgagctgataagtggcaagtaatattcgcgtcagacaagtgccaggcaatgaccatcttcaacaagagagaatctaatcacctccccttgacattcaacggcactaccatcgccgaatcccccaccatcaacgtcttgggggggtcaccattggccagaaacgtaactggaccagccacataaatactgtggctacaagagcaggtgagaggctgggtattctgcagcgagtgactcacctgattccccaaagcctttccaccatctacaaggcacaagtcaggagtgtgatggaatactctccacttgcctggatgagtgcagctccaacaagaagctcgacaccatccaggacaaagcagcccgcttgattggcaccccatcctccaccaccggcgcactgtggctgcagtctgtaccatccacaggattcactgcagcaactcgccaaggcttcttcgacagcacctccaaaacccacgacctctaccacctagaaggacaaggacagcaggcacatgggaacaacaccacctgcacgttcccctccaagtcacacaccagaccGAGTTGAAAatgtgtcgctgggtcaaaatcctggagctcccta is a window encoding:
- the prrc1 gene encoding protein PRRC1 isoform X1, whose product is MMEESGIETTPPSTPPPSTSVTASSPPVPRVLPSPLSNPITTSISTLPPSIFSTPPPRPHIPPVRSSTPLTVGPSAVSSPVRPAVARSGTTAYSSPVSFPPSAPTMGSPPGTVLSAPPIGPPVTGFSMAANYDITRGHAGRTPQTPLMPTFSSSVAGVVASTMTQVSAPAGGGSSITFPEETEDPRMSVHYDQSGSGGGLWGFFKGVAGNPVVKSVLDKTKHSVESMITTLDPGMAPYIKSGGDLDILVTSNKEVKVTAIRDAFQEMFGLATVTGEAGQSNIAPQPVGYAAGLKGAQERIDSLRRSGMIHEKQVTVSVENFIAELLPDRWFDIGCLILEDPAHGIRLENFTQATPLPLEYVQQAQNLTPADYNLRWSGLMVSVGEVLERNLPMVNQTDWHIMFTGMSRRQMIYSAAKALAGMYKRQLPPKSI